The following coding sequences are from one Paenibacillus sp. JDR-2 window:
- a CDS encoding YfbR-like 5'-deoxynucleotidase, producing MGIHTYFQSLTDLERIIRCPGKFKFQAHSVAEHSWKVVQYAKTLADIEEMNGVAVDWKKLYEITSSHDYGEIFIGDIKTPVKHYSMELRSMLLQVEEGMVAHFIDDHIPEEFKPTFRRQLREGKDQSVEGQILEVADKLDQIYEAFIELQLGNTEKEFIVMYRSALIKIKEIKLHCVDYFLAHILPDLVAQGVKSPIDIEKITKEALAE from the coding sequence ATGGGAATTCATACGTACTTTCAGTCGTTAACCGATCTCGAGAGGATTATTCGCTGCCCGGGGAAATTCAAATTTCAGGCGCATAGCGTAGCCGAGCATTCCTGGAAGGTCGTTCAATATGCGAAGACTTTGGCGGATATTGAAGAAATGAACGGAGTCGCCGTGGATTGGAAGAAGCTCTATGAGATTACGAGCAGCCATGACTATGGCGAAATTTTCATTGGAGACATTAAGACACCCGTTAAGCATTACTCCATGGAGCTGCGCTCGATGCTGCTGCAGGTTGAAGAAGGCATGGTCGCGCATTTTATCGACGATCATATTCCTGAGGAGTTCAAGCCGACTTTCCGCAGACAGCTGCGCGAAGGAAAGGACCAATCCGTGGAAGGCCAAATCCTTGAAGTGGCGGATAAGCTGGATCAGATCTACGAGGCTTTTATCGAGCTTCAGCTTGGCAACACGGAAAAAGAATTTATCGTGATGTACCGGTCAGCGCTGATCAAAATCAAAGAAATCAAGCTCCATTGCGTCGATTACTTCCTCGCGCATATTCTCCCCGACCTTGTCGCGCAAGGCGTTAAATCCCCGATTGATATCGAAAAGATTACGAAAGAAGCTTTAGCCGAGTAA
- a CDS encoding glycoside hydrolase family 3 C-terminal domain-containing protein produces MNTHGIPLEGFAAFSRKVAAEGAVLLKNDGQVLPVRTGESVAIFGRTQVNYYRSGTGSGGSVNVTHTTNLLDGMRSKKNVKVNEELAAVYEKWIEQNPFDNGGGGWAAEPWHQKEMPLSAELVSQARSQSDKAIVVIGRTAGEDQDNAVKPGSYLLTDEEIAMLQAVTAQFEQTAVVLNVSNIIDMSWLNRNEMKSIPSIIYAWQGGMEGGNAIADVLVGDVSPSGKLTDTIAYSIDDYPSTRNYGNELNNLYEEDIYVGYRYFETFAPEKVQFEFGYGLSYATFASVPDQAKLTVKGGKEHIELGVTVTNTGSVYSGKETVQVYYEAPQGQLGKPAKALAAFAKTKGLQPGQSQRLTLSFPAHAMASYDDAGVTGHSSAYVLEAGTYRIYVGNSVRNVSAVAVDGQEGYIVDALQVVEQLTEAMAPTVGFSRLKPGARKEDGTYELTSAEVPVRKVSLAERIENNLPASLAQTGDQGYKLQDVASGQVSMESFIAQLSDEDLAAIVRGEGMSSPKVTPGTASAFGGVSENLLAFGIPVACTADGPSGIRMDSGHKATQVAIGTLLAATWNTELVEELYVLEGRELLGNDIDALLGPGLNIRRSPLNGRNFEYFSEDPLVSGAFAAACTRGIMKGGSNATLKHFACNNQEQYRHRVNAVVSERALREVYLKGFEIAVKEGGANSIMTSYNPINGHWAASNYDLNTTILRGEWGFKGIVMTDWWAVMNDVVEGGQADRKFTNWMVRSQNDLYMVVSNYGAESNVWGDNTLESLENGTLTRGELQRSAMNICDFIMKAPVFGRELVTEEKAERFEPDAELSAPRAQSLTDRAQVTFTAEEPAVMKVEQSGVYRITVHLMSTEFAWAQSACNVLINGKLMTTVQTNGTESAWIRQKLVKVELPAGIYELKLDFVKPGMQIDWIEFVQE; encoded by the coding sequence ATGAATACACATGGCATTCCATTAGAAGGTTTTGCGGCGTTCAGCAGAAAGGTAGCGGCGGAAGGCGCGGTTCTGCTTAAGAACGACGGACAAGTGCTTCCGGTTCGTACCGGCGAAAGCGTTGCAATCTTTGGCCGGACGCAAGTGAACTACTACCGCAGCGGAACAGGGTCGGGCGGCAGCGTGAACGTAACCCATACGACAAATCTGCTGGACGGCATGCGAAGCAAGAAGAATGTTAAGGTTAACGAAGAGCTGGCGGCTGTTTACGAGAAATGGATCGAGCAGAATCCGTTCGATAACGGCGGCGGCGGCTGGGCGGCGGAGCCTTGGCATCAGAAGGAAATGCCGCTATCGGCAGAGCTTGTATCGCAGGCTAGAAGCCAATCGGACAAGGCGATTGTTGTTATTGGACGTACGGCGGGCGAGGATCAGGACAATGCGGTGAAGCCGGGCAGTTATCTGCTGACGGATGAAGAGATCGCTATGCTGCAAGCCGTTACGGCACAGTTCGAGCAAACGGCCGTTGTGCTGAACGTATCCAATATTATCGATATGAGTTGGTTAAACAGAAATGAAATGAAATCGATTCCATCCATTATTTACGCATGGCAAGGCGGTATGGAGGGCGGCAACGCGATTGCCGACGTGCTGGTTGGAGACGTATCGCCAAGCGGCAAATTAACGGATACGATCGCATATTCGATTGACGATTATCCGTCCACGCGCAACTATGGCAATGAGCTCAACAACTTGTACGAAGAAGATATTTATGTTGGCTACCGCTACTTCGAGACGTTTGCGCCGGAGAAGGTTCAGTTCGAATTTGGTTATGGCTTGTCTTACGCAACCTTCGCCAGCGTGCCGGATCAGGCTAAGCTTACGGTCAAAGGCGGGAAGGAACATATCGAGCTTGGCGTAACGGTGACCAATACCGGTTCGGTCTACTCGGGTAAAGAAACGGTGCAGGTCTACTACGAAGCGCCCCAAGGCCAGTTGGGCAAGCCTGCAAAAGCACTGGCGGCATTCGCCAAGACAAAGGGGCTTCAACCGGGTCAGTCGCAGCGGCTTACGTTAAGCTTCCCGGCTCATGCGATGGCTTCCTATGACGATGCGGGCGTGACGGGTCATTCTTCCGCTTATGTACTGGAAGCGGGGACGTACCGCATTTATGTCGGGAATAGCGTCCGGAATGTCTCGGCGGTAGCCGTGGACGGGCAAGAGGGCTATATCGTAGACGCTCTTCAAGTGGTAGAGCAGCTGACGGAAGCGATGGCTCCAACGGTCGGCTTCTCGCGGCTGAAGCCGGGCGCCCGCAAGGAAGACGGCACGTATGAGCTGACTTCCGCGGAAGTGCCGGTTCGCAAGGTTTCGCTTGCGGAGCGAATCGAGAACAACCTGCCGGCGAGCCTCGCGCAGACGGGCGATCAAGGCTACAAGCTGCAGGATGTAGCGAGCGGTCAAGTAAGCATGGAGTCCTTCATCGCGCAGCTAAGCGATGAGGATCTGGCCGCAATTGTCCGGGGTGAAGGCATGTCCAGCCCGAAGGTGACGCCGGGTACGGCATCGGCCTTTGGCGGGGTTAGCGAAAATCTGCTTGCCTTCGGCATTCCGGTTGCCTGTACGGCGGACGGTCCATCGGGCATCCGCATGGACAGCGGCCATAAAGCTACGCAGGTAGCCATCGGTACCCTGCTTGCAGCGACTTGGAATACGGAGCTTGTAGAAGAGCTGTATGTGCTGGAAGGGCGGGAGCTGCTCGGCAACGATATTGATGCTCTCCTTGGTCCGGGCCTTAATATCCGCCGCAGCCCGTTAAACGGCCGCAACTTCGAATATTTCTCCGAGGATCCGCTGGTATCCGGAGCGTTTGCGGCAGCGTGCACGCGCGGCATTATGAAGGGCGGATCGAATGCGACGCTGAAGCATTTCGCCTGCAACAACCAGGAGCAATACCGTCACCGCGTGAATGCGGTTGTATCGGAGCGCGCGCTTCGCGAGGTTTATCTGAAAGGGTTCGAGATTGCGGTCAAAGAGGGCGGAGCCAATTCGATCATGACCTCCTACAATCCGATTAACGGCCATTGGGCGGCCTCCAACTATGATCTGAACACAACGATTCTTCGCGGCGAGTGGGGCTTTAAAGGTATCGTTATGACCGACTGGTGGGCGGTTATGAATGATGTTGTAGAGGGCGGCCAGGCTGACCGTAAGTTCACGAACTGGATGGTTCGTTCCCAGAACGATCTGTATATGGTCGTGTCCAACTACGGCGCGGAATCCAATGTATGGGGAGACAATACGCTGGAATCGCTGGAGAACGGAACGTTAACCCGCGGAGAGCTGCAGCGCAGCGCCATGAACATCTGCGATTTTATTATGAAAGCGCCGGTATTCGGTAGAGAGCTGGTAACGGAGGAGAAGGCAGAGCGGTTCGAGCCGGACGCGGAACTGTCCGCGCCGCGTGCGCAGTCTCTGACCGACCGTGCTCAGGTGACGTTTACGGCGGAAGAGCCGGCTGTGATGAAGGTCGAGCAAAGCGGCGTATACCGGATTACGGTTCATCTGATGTCGACCGAGTTCGCTTGGGCGCAAAGCGCGTGCAACGTACTGATCAACGGCAAGTTGATGACCACCGTTCAGACGAACGGCACGGAAAGCGCCTGGATCCGCCAGAAGCTGGTGAAGGTGGAGCTTCCGGCAGGCATATATGAGCTTAAGCTGGATTTCGTAAAGCCGGGCATGCAGATTGACTGGATTGAGTTCGTGCAGGAATAA